A section of the Salvelinus alpinus chromosome 36, SLU_Salpinus.1, whole genome shotgun sequence genome encodes:
- the LOC139564878 gene encoding beta-1,3-N-acetylglucosaminyltransferase lunatic fringe-like: MSKSYGKKTVISITSAGVTCLLLLLVVAQHHRVQVDEVPNQREMGTRSLQSMDTVATDGVKDVQQQVNSDAQAKKGLSAYFSKLTRGRREADKPAGSAQSATDASPAEDISADDIFIAVKTTKKFHQSRLNLLLDTWISRNMQQTYIFTDGEDEELKKKIGSHAINTNCSAAHSRQALSCKMAVEYDKFIESGKKWFCHVDDDNYVNMRTLVKLLSHYPHTQDMYIGKPSLDRPIEATERLGDNKMRPVNFWFATGGAGFCVSRGLALKMSPWASGGHFMNTAEKIRLPDDCTIGYIIESVLGVPLTRSNFFHSHLENLQQVSRSELHKQITLSYGMFENKRNIINMKGAFPVEEDPSRFKSVHCLLYPDTPWCPLQVAY; the protein is encoded by the exons ATGTCGAAAAGTTATGGTAAGAAAACGGTTATCTCTATAACCAGTGCAGGAGTCACCTGCCTTCTGTTGCTCTTGGTGGTCGCGCAGCATCACAGAGTTCAGGTAGACGAGGTTCCAaaccagagagagatggggacgcGCTCACTCCAGAGCATGGACACCGTGGCTACGGACGGAGTGAAGGATGTTCAGCAACAGGTCAATTCGGATGCGCAGGCAAAAAAAGGATTATCTGCGTATTTTTCCAAGTTGACCCGGGGACGGAGAGAGGCGGACAAGCCTGCAGGGTCCGCTCAGTCAGCGACAGATGCCTCCCCCGCAGAGGACATCAGTGCAGATGACATCTTCATCGCTGTCAAAACCACAAAGAAGTTCCATCAGTCTCGACTGAATCTCCTTCTGGATACCTGGATCTCTAGAAACATGCAGCAG ACATACATCTTCACAGACGGAGAAGATGAGGAGCTGAAGAAGAAAATTG GGAGTCACGCAATCAACACCAACTGTTCAGCAGCACACAGCCGCCAAGCTCTATCCTGCAAGATGGCTGTGGAGTACGACAAGTTCATTGAGTCTGGGAAAAA GTGGTTTTGTCACGTGGATGATGATAACTACGTTAACATGAGGACTCTGGTGAAGCTGCTGTCCCACTACCCCCACACCCAGGACATGTACATTGGCAAGCCCAGCCTGGACCGGCCCATCGAGGCCACAGAGAGGCTAGGAGACAACAAGATG cgTCCAGTAAACTTCTGGTTTGCTACTGGGGGAGCCGGCTTCTGTGTGAGTCGAGGCCTGGCTTTGAAGATGAGCCCATGGGCCAGTGGCGGCCATTTTATGAACACGGCAGAGAAGATTCGTCTGCCTGACGACTGCACCATCGGCTACATCATCGAGTCGGTGCTGGGGGTGCCTCTGACCCGCAGCAACTTCTTCCACTCCCATCTGGAGAACCTGCAACAGGTGTCCAGATCTGAACTTCACAAACAG ATCACATTGAGTTATGGAATGTTTGAGAACAAGAGGAACATCATCAATATGAAAGGGGCTTTCCCAGTGGAGGAAGACCCATCAAG GTTTAAGTCTGTGCACTGTTTGCTGTACCCAGACACCCCTTGGTGCCCGCTTCAGGTTGCCTACTAG